GCacatactggaaaaaaaaaattccttcaaatgcatgtATTAATACCTATGACAGACTTCTTCTTAACTCTTCAAAACACAGAGCTCCTATGTCACATTAAAGCTAAACCAGTCAAACGGGCAGCAGACAGCAGAAGTGGCAGAACCACTCTGTATCTCCCTCCGCAGGTTGTTGTATTAGCACTGGCATTTAATTTCTCACAACAGGTAACCTTGGACAGCTGGTTTTCTTTCCTGGGTGggattgttttttcttccctcactTACCCAGCCAAACGTGGATCAACCACAAGATTAGATATATGACAGTTCAGCATGAGCAGAAAATAAACGTAACAGAATCCTCTTTTCACACTTCCCATTTTACTATTACATACCATTTCTTTAAACCTGTTTAGAAAACACTAACAATTCAAGGATCACGCACTGGCAGTCTTGTTCTATGTCCACATaggagaaacaaaattaaatgagaaaagaagCAAATGACAAACAccaaaatggaagagaaaacacTCTAATCATTTATGAAATTTTTCTCTTGTGGACAtcaggaatattttatttttcatgtaagAATTCAAGGTGGTGGGGAGCTCAATGAATTTTTAATCAAGACAGTATGAGCTATTTAAATGAACTGACTTTCCTTCTCTTGCTCAGTTTGGTTTTTAGGTTGCTCTGAATTTGAGGAGGGGTAACATTTTCtgacttccagaaaaaaaacactgcATAGTTACTTCATAGTAACTAAAATACCCATTCAATGAACTGTAAGCTGTGGTTTTGAGCCATAATAATACAGCAACTTTCAGAATCAGTAACTCAGATTTCTTCTCATATTaagtttgttttccttgtttaaCACAAATCAAATATCATTACTCAGAAACAAAAGTAATATCTGCAGACTGTTCTGCTTTTACAGATTTCTATTCTAAACCAAAATGAGACTGGTacaaattaaaagcaaacagaacatTTTAATCACAAGATAAAGCCAATAAATGGAACGTTACctgtttctctttaaaaataattagcaaGTGAAAATAGCAAGTTAACAAAAACTCTCCCAAAACTGCCACTCAAGAGAAACAAAAACTAGAAATGGAGAAGCACCAAACACATTATAAGAGCatgaaaacagagagagaaaagaaagtgaCTGCTGAATAATCTGGTGAGGATGAAAAATCTATCCTTGTGTGCAATATGATTATTATTCTTGGAGTTAACTTTAAAAACAACGACATGATGGTCCCAAGTTCCTTAGATATACCTTAATCTCATGGCATACAGCAATTCTCTTAATGTACCTGAAACCACCTTGTTTTGGGGTTACAATTACTGTATTATGAGAAACAAAGTTTCATTCTGTTACATTACTGTATGTCAAAATCCATGGGTCTCAGCACGTATTATGAAACTATCAAGTTTTTCTTGTTAGGCCATCCATGGGCCTTTAAGAATCTTAAGAATTTTAAGGGTGAAGACTTTGGAATTTGCCTCTCCAGTTATGAACTCTCACTGCTCAAAATACTTGCTCTAGTTTTCACATCAGGGACAGAACCTATGCTGGAGTGAAGAGGCCATGAAAAACAGAGGATGTCTTACAGTGGAACCTTCACCTGCTCGCAGTGATGGAATCAACTGTTCTGCACTACACTAGCATGGAGTATTACCTTCTCTGACATATCCCTTCCCAAAGTACTTGTGCTTCTAATGACTACCATTTGTACAGAATTCTCCTAAGGAAAGCAAGGAAAGCATTGCTAACAAGAGGAGAGAAACAAAGAATGGCCCATCTCTATCCccttcttctctctttcctcacCAACGGAGTGGATAAGACAAGCACATACAGccaactgcagctctgggtggaGGATGACAAATGCTGaggcagaagaaagaaaccacAAAGTATAAAGCAAGACACAGAACAcatggaaacaaaagaaaaaagcacaaaagcaaaagcaaagcaaaccccaaaccaaaaccaaaaaaaagaaaaaaaaacccagtacaACACTAGCACTGCAGACACTAGAAGTTTTAatacacttttttcttctttatcgTGTCCATGGCAAATCTTATTACTATATTATTGAGTTTTAGTTTTTAGGAGTCTTTAAAGTCAGTCAACTGTCCCAGACTGGAAATTCTGATTGAGAGTGGAAATCTATTAAAACACATAGCTGTTTACAAATACATAGGTATCTTTTCAACAacataaaagtttttaaagtgttaataacaataacaaaaaatatttagagcAAAACCTAGTTTCATCATGGACtttccccaatcccaaactTTGTACTTGTCATGGATTGATACACTTTACAAGAACTTTCATTGAATGTCAATCCTACAatttaaaacatgtttaaatTTCCACCAGGAATTATTCAAATGTgatatagcaaaaaaaaaaaatcacagcagagtATCTCAGAAACAGGATTTAAATAACGttttcagttgaaaaaaaaatagtttaatgCTTTGAACACATTTATTCTACTTTCCTGCAATTTAATTGTCTTCAGCctaaaaagaagttaaaaatttCTGGTCCTAGTTAGATACTTACCATGATACcaccattttgttttctttggattCTTGTTACATGTTCTTACATAAAATGAGTTATCTGGAGGTCGCCTCTGCAACAGAAGAAAAGACCTACAAATAATCAAACAATCCTCATATTGTAATACATGCGCTATTTAATAAGATTATGAAAGATTACCATGTGAATGCATTGAAAATGAGGTAACAGGCAGGACTAGACCTTTTTGGTGAAGAAAAATCTCTCAAAGATCCAAGTAACAAATTCTTACTTGAGATActccaagaaaataaaataataaaaaatatcatACAGTTTGGTGATAAataggggagaaaaaaattaaaaaaaaaaaatccaactcacaaacaaaagaaactaaCTCACAAGAAACAGCTGTTGTACCCCCCAAAATTAAATTCCTTTGCAGCTTGGAATCTAATTCTGATGCATTACATCCAACTCCCATTCTAAAGCTCAGCTTAGAGTGGgtgaaaaaatgaatttaagtATCTGTAGCTGAtcattattatattttcttcGGTTTTCTTCATAAGTGTCATCATTTACAAAACACATAGGATAGAATACAATACAAAgccattttggggtggttttttgaCTACATATATGACTAGGACTGATCAGGATGCAAAATAAATAGGCATGCTTGGACAGCACATATGGACAAGCTCTGACCACATCTAACTTCCACAGACAGCCCTCTGCGAAAGAAACGGTCAAAAGTGAAAGGGCAATCTCTTTACAAAAAGGTCTCTAAGGTATTAGCGCCAAAAAAGCGGCTTAGCACCATTTACTTCCCTGAAATGCAAATCACCAAGTTCACTGAAATAGTACAGATGCAAAATTAGAAACATCTGCACTAAAGACGTTTCACTAGTCATTCCACAGTGCCTTTAGAGGAAGGATAATTTTACAAAGAATTGTCCTAAAGCACGATTGAACTTTGCAGTTAGTACAACTGGAAGGGTTCCATCCACTGCTCTTTTCCAGTAATGATATATAAGCAGGTTACCATGAAAACAGTGGCAAAGTACTTACTGCACTGGTTATTTTGTAGGTCTAGTTTAGTATTTTCTCAGTAGCAGAAATGTAGATACAGTAGTTTTGCCTATTTTGGAATTtgagaaatgcaaattttactTTGTAAAGTAGAAAATTACTAACTTTTACTTATTCTACTTCAACAGTGCTAAAAAAGCCCATACCTTTTCTTTGCAGCTGGAAAGCATGCTAATAATGCTAAGACAAACAGATTGCACTGAGAGGGCTGGAGACCAGTCTTCCGTTAGAATGGATAAACAGATATGACCATTGCTATAAACATGAGGATGAACAGGGATATTGTCTCCAGTAAACATgacctaaaaaaaaagaacaaaaataactaATTTATAGTCCCTGTTTATATAAAACTGTATTGGTTTGGGGAAACAATATAATCGTATTTAAGAACCAGGTCTGCCATTTTCACTTCTAGTAAGTAAGGCACTGCACCACGTCAggttaatttaattttggaaacTATTAAGTGAAATGTGAAATAATCAATGGAAGCCTAAATAGCGAGTGAAGATGGAGTTAAATAAATGGTTAAATATAGGGGATTttctattaatatttatatagcATAAAAAAGTGCAAAGGTAACAATGTAAACACTGCaaaatattgcagcctcagtctTCCACATCCTAAGGAAAACAGATGTCTAGCCAAACCACTGGATTTTAATGACTTTACAAGCCACAGTGTAATACTCCAAGAAGCACAACAAGATTCACGACTGAGTATTCCTATAAACTTGGatataacagaaataaaattctggACAACTCATTCAGGTTCCAGTATAAAGAATACAATTAAAATTCATCAATCTTATTAGCTATAGACAAAGGACTTAGAAACCACAGTATACCAAAGTTTATcaaataggaaatattttaaaaacgtaaaaaaatttttatttgacaTGGAGAATATGGAAGAAAAGCATTTAGAACCTGAACTCCTCTCTATTAAAAGATATTATCACAGTCAAAAAAAAGGCTAGAAAAGCAATTTTGGCAATTCCTGCTCTTACATCAAGTTTTTGTCAAAACATATCATTGGTTCAGGATGAACAGAATGAGAGTAAAAGTGAAATCTTCATATCAGTATTATACTCCTGAACTCCTTTTCCAACTTCTTTTATGCAATAAAACCATAAATCTCTACCACTCATAACTATAATACCCAGCAGTTTCTTAAGAGTTTCTTAAAGGATGTAGGTAtgcataaaaatatgtaaacatgtacacacacacccACCTCTTCACCGATGACAAGCAACACCTCCATCATATAGGAAACTGAAATTAGAGCTTAATTTATCTGCAAAATGGCAGACAGGTTTCTACGGCATAAGAGAAACTGGATGCAGAACGATCTTTCACAGGTCTTTAAACAGGTATTTCTTAAGCATTGAAGGGCTTACTTTCATAATCCTGCAATGTATTTCACTTTTAATTAATATCCTGTTTTTACATGACAACCTGAACTATGCAGACTAGGTAAGTAAAAGAATGCACTCTATGACAGACAACATACATTTAAAGGCAGAAAACATCCAAGTGATTAAAGCAGCACAAGTGAAAATTGTCAATTCACAGGAACTAGATTTGCAGGAGAGGTAATTATGACCAAGAAATTGTAGTGCACAATGACCCTGCTGCACAGCAATGTTTGAAAAATTGAAATTCTAGCCATTTAAAACAATCCAGTATCCAGTActtaaatttttaattgttttctgtGATAAAACTCAGTGTACATGTATGGATGTAATTTGCTGCTTAACAATAAAATGCACAGAGCCACACACACAGGTTGGGTAATGAAGACAAACAACCTGGAACCAAATTAAACTGGCTACTCTCTTGTGGGTCACCTATAATTAGTATCTTGCAAACCTGATGAGGTGCAGAAGTACAAGTAGCCAGTTTATTCTGTAAAAGACTGAAAGTCAGCACTCTAGTGTTTATCATGGTATCTAAAAATATGCTAATTTTTATGGCTTAAGTGTCTCTCACAGCTCCATGCTTCAGTTTTAACACCAACAAGAGAAGTTGCAGAGATAATTTCTAGAACTCTGAGCTGAAACAGACAGGACAAGAACTGAGACACTCTtgcttttctatttcctttttcagaaaaGCAGGGGTGATAACTGGCCACTACTCTTATCAGCCATATTTTGAAGTGTTTCCCTCAGGTAATGGAGGAACGGAGGTACACAGCACATTCTGCAGTCTCGTTATAACACTATCTGCAGGTCTCTCAA
This Haemorhous mexicanus isolate bHaeMex1 chromosome 1, bHaeMex1.pri, whole genome shotgun sequence DNA region includes the following protein-coding sequences:
- the UBE2W gene encoding ubiquitin-conjugating enzyme E2 W isoform X3; translation: MASMQKRLQKELLAFQNDPPPGMTLDEKSVQNSITQWIVDMEGAPGTLYEGEKFQLLFKFSSRYPFDSPQVMFTGDNIPVHPHVYSNGHICLSILTEDWSPALSVQSVCLSIISMLSSCKEKRRPPDNSFYVRTCNKNPKKTKWWYHVTGNGTS
- the UBE2W gene encoding ubiquitin-conjugating enzyme E2 W isoform X4, with product MASMQKRLQKELLAFQNDPPPGMTLDEKSVQNSITQWIVDMEGAPGTLYEGEKFQLLFKFSSRYPFDSPQVMFTGDNIPVHPHVYSNGHICLSILTEDWSPALSVQSVCLSIISMLSSCKEKRRPPDNSFYVRTCNKNPKKTKWWYHDDTC
- the UBE2W gene encoding ubiquitin-conjugating enzyme E2 W isoform X1; this encodes MASMQKRLQKELLAFQNDPPPGMTLDEKSVQNSITQWIVDMEGAPGTLYEGEKFQLLFKFSSRYPFDSPQVMFTGDNIPVHPHVYSNGHICLSILTEDWSPALSVQSVCLSIISMLSSCKEKRRPPDNSFYVRTCNKNPKKTKWWYHAFVILHPELQLAVCACLIHSVGEEREKKGIEMGHSLFLSSC
- the UBE2W gene encoding ubiquitin-conjugating enzyme E2 W isoform X5, whose amino-acid sequence is MMEVLLVIGEEVMFTGDNIPVHPHVYSNGHICLSILTEDWSPALSVQSVCLSIISMLSSCKEKRRPPDNSFYVRTCNKNPKKTKWWYHAFVILHPELQLAVCACLIHSVGEEREKKGIEMGHSLFLSSC